One Anatilimnocola floriformis genomic window, GAATGATCCTGGATGCCTTGGTTGCCCAGAGCGCGTCAGGAATGGGAATCGATTTGCTGAGGCGACAACGGGCCAATTTCAACGATGAACAACGCCAAACATTGATCGAGGCGTTACTGCGAATCGAACCAGCTGCCGAATCGATCGAGGCGATCATCACCCGTGACCGCGAATGGGAAAATGTGACCAACCATGCGGCCACGGAAAACCATGATTTCATACCGATGGATCCGGAGGAGATTGGCATCTCGATCGCCGACCAGCAGGAGTTTCACGATCTGATTCGAGCTTCGGTTGAGCACGAAGCTCGTTTGCCACCCGACCAGCAGCGACAGAAGGAACGGGGAATCGAATATACCGGGCAAGCCTTGTTGCGAATGCTCATCACCGATCTGGCGCTGCGGCGATTTCAAACAGCACAGGGCTTATTGCCAGAGCGATTGCAGTTGCTCGTGCCGGAGTTTTTACCGGCGTTGCCCCTCGATCCTTTCACCAATACGCCGCTCATCTATCGTCCGCATGGTGAGACGTTCGAACTTTACAGCACCGGGCCGAAGCAAATCGACGGCGGCGGTTTGTTCACCAGCCGCAGTATGGTCAGCATGCACCAAGGCGATCTGTGCCTTGATGTGCACGATATTTCAGATCCGGAGAATGTCTGCGAGATCGCCGCGGAGAACATCTCTCGTAGTGCCTAAGCTAATACCCGCATCGACCCCTCACCCCAGCCCTCTCCCCGAAGCGGGGCGAGGGAGCTTACGTACGCTGCGCGTACACTTTTGAAACGACAGCTTCCGGCGCCGGAGCTTTCAGACGCTACAGCTTTGCAGACTCAGCTTAAACGCTTACAGTCGATAGTTATCCGGAATCACGCCATCTTTCACGACGCAGGGGATGCCGTCGCGGATGATGCAGGGTTCGTGTTCGCCGCGGTCTTCGACGCCTTGTTCGTTGACGATTCGCACGCCACGGCCGATCTGGACGTTCTTATCGATGATCGCTCCTTCGATGTACGAGCGATCGCCGATGCCGAGTTGCGGTCGGCCGGCGGCAGCGTGCCGTTTCTTTTGATCGTCGGTGTCGAACATATCGGCGCCCATGATCACGCTGTTCCGAATCGTCACTCCCTCGCCGATGATCGTCCGCAGCCCGATCACGCTGTTTTCAATCACCGCGCCTTGACCAATCTGGCAGCCGTCGGCAATCAAGCTTCGTTTGATCGTCGCACCATCAAAGAGCGTCGGCGGCAGGAAGCGCGGCCGCGAATAAATCGGGGCGACGGCAGCCGATAGATCAAAGGGAGGATGCGTGCCGGCCAGGCTGAGGTTGGCTTCGTAGAACGCCTTGATCGTGCCGATGTCTTCCCAGTAGCCATCGAAGAGGTGCAGCATGCAGCGCTTCGAGCGAACGACGGCAGGGAAGATTTCCTTGCCGAAGTCGCGATAGTCGGTCTTCTCGAGCGCATCGACGAGCATGTCGCGATTGAAGAGATAGATGCCCATGCTCGCGATCAGGTCGCGCCCCTTGCTAGGAATGCCGCGGCCATCGATCCACGATGGCGACATTTTCACGATGTCCATTTCCTGATGCGTTTGCGGCTTTTCCAAAAAGCCCTGCACGCGACCTTCGTCGTTGATCCGCATCACACCAAAGCCCTTGGCGGCTTCGCGATCGACCGGGATGCCCGCGATAGTCACATCGGCTCGGCTTTCCTGATGCGTCTTGATCATCTCGCGATAATCCATCCGGTAGAGCTGATCGCCAGAGAGAATCAGCACGTAGTCGATGCCCGGCTGTTGCAGGTAGCGCAGATTTTTGCGCACCGCGTCAGCCGTTCCTTGGTACCAGTCTTTATTTTCGTCATTGGTCGTTTGTTGAGCAGCCAGGAGCTCGACAAACCCGCCGCTGAAATGGTCGAAGCGGTACGTCTGCCGAATGTGGCGGTGCAAGCTCACCGACATGAACTGCGTGAGAACGTACATCCGGTTCAAGCCGCTGTTGATGCAGTTCGACAGCGGAATATCGATGAGCCGATATTTGCCCGCGAGCGGCACGGCTGGCTTCGAGCGGAACTTGGTGAGCGGATAAAGACGAGTGCCCCGGCCGCCGCCGAGGACGAGCGATATGACGTTGCGCATGATTGGGGAGGGAGAGGAATAGAGAGCGAAATACAAAGAGGCAGAACGAGGTGCAGATGGTGTGCAACTGGCAGGCCCGCGCGTTTAATCAAACGGGCTCGGCCTTAACATAGCGGCCGCGGCGCAATGGAGCAAGAAGTGCCGCAGTTTGCCATCTGTGGATCAAGGGTTGCCAATGCTTTCAGCTTCGACAGCTATTTTGCCTGTCTTGCCTACCTCCGCCGCAGCCTGATTCGAATCTTCGGCGTCGAACTGCTCGACCAGGTTGGACGGACAGACGTCTTGCTTGCCGCACTGCTTGCACACGATGTGAATCAGATCGGAGCTCGATAGCCTGAGCTCGGAATCGTGACAGAGCTGCACGAGTTGCTGGAGATGAACGCACGTCATGATTTGCTCCTCGGTAATGAACCGGCCCTCTCGGCATTTTACGCCTGCCCAGCTACCCACGCCAATCGGCTGCATGATCGGTACGGTCGTTACCGTTGCGAGAGTGCTGAGAGAAAGACGGAGTCGCACACACTTTTCCCGTGCGCGAGGGGGCAACGATTACGAAGAGTCTTCTGGTAGCGAAAACGCTGGGGAGTTGTTTTCGTTGCTTGGCGCGCTGGCGACTGCCAGGCCCGACGCTGAACCAGCCTCGGCAGCCGCGGCGCGCGTGTTGGTGTTGACTGTCCGTGGCAGGATGGTGACGCGACGATTAAGCCGACGGCTGCGCGGTTTTGTATTCCGCCGGCCAAAGTTTGAGCGCTCCCGGCCGTCTGAGAATCAACGTCCTGCCGCGGACTCCTTTATTAACGCATGTAGCTGAATTCGCCAGAATTCAGTTGGTTGCGTCCAACGAGCAGGTCTGAATTCTGGCGAATTCAGCTACTTGTCGTCACTCCCATCGCTCGCGCCCTTGCGTGCAACTCGTCCGCCCATGGTTTATCATCGGCGGCAGTTCTGTTCGCTGTTTCTTGCGCGCGAGGGTTTGCTGATGTCGACCATCATTCGCCGTTCCGTTCTCGGCCTGCTTTTCATGTTCAGCGGATTCGGTCTGGCTGCCGCGGCAGACATTGCCATCCAC contains:
- a CDS encoding glucose-1-phosphate adenylyltransferase; the protein is MRNVISLVLGGGRGTRLYPLTKFRSKPAVPLAGKYRLIDIPLSNCINSGLNRMYVLTQFMSVSLHRHIRQTYRFDHFSGGFVELLAAQQTTNDENKDWYQGTADAVRKNLRYLQQPGIDYVLILSGDQLYRMDYREMIKTHQESRADVTIAGIPVDREAAKGFGVMRINDEGRVQGFLEKPQTHQEMDIVKMSPSWIDGRGIPSKGRDLIASMGIYLFNRDMLVDALEKTDYRDFGKEIFPAVVRSKRCMLHLFDGYWEDIGTIKAFYEANLSLAGTHPPFDLSAAVAPIYSRPRFLPPTLFDGATIKRSLIADGCQIGQGAVIENSVIGLRTIIGEGVTIRNSVIMGADMFDTDDQKKRHAAAGRPQLGIGDRSYIEGAIIDKNVQIGRGVRIVNEQGVEDRGEHEPCIIRDGIPCVVKDGVIPDNYRL